From the uncultured Methanomethylovorans sp. genome, the window TAGGATACCTTTTTAGGTATCTTAAATGGGATATTTTCCTTAAAAAAGCTGGTGTACATCTTTCCTTCAAGCAAAATTTCTTTGTGTTTATCAGTGGACTTGCAATGATCGTAACTCCGGGAAAACTTGGCGAGGTATGGAAAGGCTGGCTCATTAAGGATATTTCTGGAGATGATCTGAGCAAAACGGTCCCAGTAGTCATAATGGATCGTGTGACTGATGTATTAAGCCTTGTTATTCTTTCAGCTTTCGGGATTTTGTCTTATAAAGAAGGAATATACCTTTTAGTTATATTACTTTTGATGATCTTGATATTTTACATTTCTATCACATCAAAGAGAGTCTCTGAAAAAGTCATTGGATTAATTGAGAACAAGGCAAAAAAGTTCTCAGGCAATATTAAGAATATGCATGGGACTTTCCAGGAACTGATGAAACCAAAAATATTTATTTCACTTTCTCTCTTGAATGTTTTAGCATGGTTTTGTGAATGCCTTGGTTTTTACTTCGTTGCAATGGGTTTTAAACAACCTCTTAGTATTCCGCTTTCAACGTTCATCTTCAGTTTTGCATCTCTTGCCGGTGGTGTGAGTATGATTCCGGGTGGAATAGGGCTTGCTGAAGTCACCATCACGGGCTTTTTGCAACATTATGGCTTTAGCCCGACTATAGCTATCGGTACTGCACTTGTTGTGCGCCTTGGTTCATTCTGGTACGGAGTGATATTAGGTCTTGCTGTATACTTGCTTTTC encodes:
- a CDS encoding lysylphosphatidylglycerol synthase transmembrane domain-containing protein, producing the protein MPKNKTIIIIFFALIVYAAMGIYADINQLTAAMQMFHWSYFILLLLFTSIGYLFRYLKWDIFLKKAGVHLSFKQNFFVFISGLAMIVTPGKLGEVWKGWLIKDISGDDLSKTVPVVIMDRVTDVLSLVILSAFGILSYKEGIYLLVILLLMILIFYISITSKRVSEKVIGLIENKAKKFSGNIKNMHGTFQELMKPKIFISLSLLNVLAWFCECLGFYFVAMGFKQPLSIPLSTFIFSFASLAGGVSMIPGGIGLAEVTITGFLQHYGFSPTIAIGTALVVRLGSFWYGVILGLAVYLLFRKKMIPNNGTGLKKD